Below is a genomic region from bacterium.
GCGGCGTTCGAGGATCGAGGCGCGTTCCTCGTCCGGCAGCGTCGTGCCGAGGGCGCGATCGAGGAGCGAGAGCAGGCGCCGAGGATCATCGACGCGCTCGGCGAGCTCGAGGGCGTGCTGGAAGGCATCGCGGTGCTGCGGATGCGAGTCGAGGATCGACTCGAGATGGTGGAGGGCCTCGTCGGGCTCGCCGCGTTCGTCTGCGTGGAGTCGCGCGAGCTGAAGGCGAATCCCGATCGCCTCGTCTTCGCGCGCGAAGGGCAGACGCTTCTCGAGGAGCTCGGCGAGGGGTTCGGACTCGCCCTCGTGCTCGTAGATCTCGATCAGCGCGTCTTCGATCTCACGATCGTCCGGCGAGTCGACGGCCGCCGCGCGATACGCCCTCGCTGCGGCGTCGTAGTGGCCGAGCGCGTGCTCGGCGCGACCCAGGCGTACGCGCCAGGCGAGGGGGTCGGCGCGGACGTCGTCCCGCTCGAGCACCTGTCGCGAGAGCGCCGCCAGAGCGGACGGGTCCTCGGCTCGCTCGTAGAGCTCGGCGAGCGGGTCGGCGATCGTCGCCCGTGCTCCGAGCCCTTCCAGGGCGGCTTCGAAATGCGGTCGCGCGCGCGCGTCGTCCGCGAGGCGATCCGCATAGAGGGTCGCGAGGCGCAGGCGCAGATCGTGGGCATCGGCCGTCGAGTGGTCGCTCAGGTTCGACAGTCGCGCTTCGAGGATCCGCGAGGTCTCGTCGTGACGGTCCGATCGCGAATAGTGGAGCGCGAGGACCTCCGCCGCTTCGGCGTGGGTCGGATCGATCTCCAGCACGCGTTCGTAGTGGGCATAGGCCGCCTCCACGTCGCGGTCGTCGGGGCGCTCGTCGTCGTCCAGGTAGAGGCGGGCGGCGTTGACGCGAAGGGTGAACTCGCGCGGCTCGTCCGGTTCCGCGGCGAGCTCGGCCTCGACGACGCGCAACCAGTCTCCCGGTCGGTTCAGCTCGTTGCCGTAGAGGTCCGCGAGCTGTTGCCACACGTGGACCCGGTCCGTCGAGCGCTCGGCGATCCGTTCCAGCTGCTCGGCGCAGCCGGACAGGTCCTGGAGCCGGTCGCGGCACAGCGTCGCGATCTGCTCGCGGAGTGCGATCTCGTCCTCGCCGCTCGTCTGCGGGATGCGGTCGAGGAGGTGGTCGCGCAGCGCTTCCCACTCGCCGAGTGCCTCGAAGAGACGCTCGAGCCGACGGTCGGCGGCGTCCGCTGCCGGCGCCTCCGGGTAGTCCCGAAGGATCCGTTCGTAGAGCTCGCAGGCGCGCTGTCGCTCGCCGAGGGCCTCTTCCGTGATCGTCGCGCGTTCGAGCTCGAGGGCCGCACGCGTTTCGTCGTTGTCGGCCCAGCCCGCGCGTCGCTCGAGCAGGTCGCAGAGCCCCGCGGCGTCGTCCCCGCCGCGCAGGGCGCGTTCGAGCAGGTCGAGGATTTCGTCGCTGTCGGGGTGACGTTCGTGGAGGGCCGCGAAGATCTCGGCGGCCTCGTCGCAATGGCCGAGCGAATCGAGGAGTAGCGTCGCCCGACGCAGGTCCAGCTCGAAGGCCTCGTCCGACTCGTCGCCGAGCTGCAGACGACGCGTGTCGAGAAGGTGCGACAGCTCGGCATAGCGTCCCGCCAGCTCGAGCAGCGCTTCGAGCTTGCCAGGTGCTTCCGCCGGGCAGTCGGGCAGCTCGACCAGGCGCCAACGAACGACGATCGCCGTGTCGAGGTCGCCGAGCGGATCCTGAAGCGTGGCGGCGAGTTCCTCGAGCGGCTCGGCCCGGGATTCCTCCGGCAGGCGATCCGCCAGCAGTCGGAGCACGCGCACGAGATCCTGAGGACGGTCCAACGCGCGATAGACGTCGCAGAGCGAGGTCAGAATCTTGTCGTCGTCGGGCTGGGCTTCGAGCGCCTGCTCGAGCGCGGCGGCCGCTTCGGTGCCCTCGCCGAGCTCGCGATGGATCGCCGCTTGCCGCAGCAGCGCTTCGATGCGCTCGGCACCCGAGCGCAGCCTCGCCAGGGTGCGTCGGGAATCGACCTCCGCACGGGGGCGTTCGAGTCGCTGCTCGAGGTCGGCGCGTGCCGCCCAGGCGGCGTCGCTCCCGGAGGCGAGGTCGGTCCATCGCGTGATCCAGCCGAGGGCGCCTTCGAGATCGCCGCGGTCTTCGAGGAGGGGGGCTGCGCAGCGGGCCAGCGCGCCCATCTCGTCGCCGTCGCGGAGATCGACGGCCTCGCGGGCACAGACTTCGAGCAGCAGGTCCGGGTCGTCGCTGGCGTCCGCGATCGCGCGCAGGCCGCGCAGGGCCGGGGCGTTGCGATCGTCCTTCGCGAGCGCCCGGTCGAAGAGCGCGCGGGCCGCCGTCGCGTCGTCGAAGTGATCGACGAGGAGCTGACCCTGTCGCGCGAGGAGGTCCGCCTCGGCGTCCTCGCCCTCGGCGCCGATGGCGACGTCGAGGACCTCCCGAAGCGCGTTCCAATCGTCGAGCTTGCGGTGGAGGCGCTCGAGGGCATCGAGGGCGGGGCCTGCACCGGGCTCGAGGTCGAAGGCACGTCGCCAGGTCTGCCCGGCGGTCGCATCCTCGCCGAGATCCTCTTCCTGGATCGCCGCGAGCTCCCGCAGCATTCCGGCACGGGTCGCCGGGTCCTGACTTCCGTCGAGGGCCGTCAGGGTCTCGAGGACCTCGGCGAGCTCGAGCTTGGCGCCGTCGTCCCGCAGGAGCCGGGCCTGGAGGAGCAGCACGCGCTCGTCGTCCGGTCCTTCCCGATCCGCGGCGCGTCGGATCGCGGCGAGGGCTTCCTCGGTGTGGCCGAAGTCTGCGTGGAGCTCGGCCGCTTCGATCAGGGCCGACTGGGGCGTGTGGCGACCCGCGACCTCGAGCAGCTGGTCGAGATGGGCCAGGAGTGCGTCGCGATCTCCGTCCGCACGCTCGACGTCGCACGCGGCGAGCAGGACGGAGGCGTCCTCGGCGTTGAGCTCCGTCGCGCGGTCGACCCACGCGCGGGCCCGTGCGGGGGAGCCGAGATGGTTCAGCTGGATCTGACTCGCCTCGACGGCGATGGCCGCGCGGCTGCGAGCGCCGCTCGCGAGATCGAATCGACTCTCGAGCAGCTCGGAGACCGTGGACCAGTCCTCGGCTTCGGTCGCGAGGAGCAGCGACCACTCGACGGCGGCCGCCTGGAACGGATCGTCCTCGAGCGCGGACTTGAAGCAGCGGCGGGCGCGGGCGCGTTCGTCGAGGGGGCCGGCGAGCAGGGTTCCGAGCGTGATCCAGACCGGGGCCCGTTCGGGGCCGCGCAGGCGGTCGGTGAGCCGCTCGAGGATCGTGGCGGCATCGCGCAGCCGACCCGCCTCCTGATGGATCGCCGCCAGGCCTTCCAGCGCGGCGGGGAAATCCGGGTCCGATTCGAGGGCGCGTTCGAACGCGTTCCGGGCCTCTTCGGGATCCCCGAGATGTTCCTTCCACGTGCGGCCGAGCTCGGACTCGAAGGCGGCCCGCTCGTAGGGCGGCATCGAGGTCTGGCTCTCGAGCTCCGCGATCTGCAGGACCATGTCCCACTGGGCGCGGCGTTCGTGCATTCCGCGAAGCTGGCGAAGCGCGGGACGATTGGTCGGGTCGAGCCGCGCGAGCTCCCAGTAGATCTCGGTCGCGGCGTCGACGTCGAGGACGCGCTCCTCGAGGATCTGTCCGAGCCGGAAGAGCAGCGGGCTCTTCTGGGAGAGGTCGTCGGCGATCGAGGGCGCGGCGATGCGTGCGCGATACAGTTGCTCGAGCGCGTCCCAGTCGCCTTCGAGGAAGTAGTGCTCCTCGAGCGCCTCGAACGCCCGGCGATCGTCGGGGTGGGCCTGGAAGATCTTCTGTTGCGCGTCGAGACCGGTGGCCAACGTTGCCTCTCGTAGGTCGGGTCAGGGGTTCTCCGGACGTATCTATCGGCCTGTCCGGGGCAGCGCTTGACGACGGATTTCACGTGGTGATCCGGGGGGATCCGGTCCCGAGGCGCGAGTGGGAGAGCGGTTGGACGAGCTCGCGGGAGAGCGGAAGGGCCGAGGGGAAGAAGCCTCGATCGCGGAGGCCATCGCGACCCTGGCCGGGCGGGCGATGGACGCCCCCTGGAGTGCCGGGCAGATCCGGGAGGCCCTGGCTTCGCCCCGCGCCAGTCTGATGTGTCAGGAGGATGAAGACGGCGCGATGGTCGGCTTCGTCCTCGGTCGCCGGGTCGACCGGGACCTGGTCGAGATCGACCTGGTGGCGGTCGACCCGGACCGGCGCCGACGAGGGATCGGGTGCGCGCTGCTCGAAGAGCTGATCGCCGCGGAAGGCGAGGGCGGGGTGACCACGTTCCGGCTCGAGCTCGCCGCGCGCAATGCGGCGGCCGCCGCGCTCTATGCAGCCGTCGGATTCGTGGTCGTCGGTCGGCGGGCACGCTATTACCCCGACGGCGACGACGCCCTGTTGCTGACCTGGACCGCGGAGGACGCGGCGGCGGAGACGGGGCGCGACGGACGGAGGGGGGAGTGAGCGCGAACGGGCCGATCGTCTCGAGCGTTCCCGCGGCGCATGCCCCCATTCGTGGACACGGCGAGGTCGTTTCGAACGTCGTCGATGGAAACGGGCGCAAGCTCCGACTGCGCGTCGAGGGCTGGCCCGGCGCGTCCCCCGGCCAGTTCGTGATGGTCGGCGCCGGGCCGGAGTCGAGCGTGCCGCGGCGGGATCCGTTGCTGCCTCGACCGATGGCGGTCTTTCGTGATCTCGGTCCCGACGGCGAGGCGACCCGCGAGGTGGAGCTCCTCTATCGCGTCGTGGGCCGTGGAACGACGCTGCTCGCGGAAGCGGAGGAGGGCGACACCGTGTCGATCGTCGGTCCCCTCGGCGAGAGCTTTCCCGTCGATGG
It encodes:
- a CDS encoding GNAT family N-acetyltransferase; this encodes MDELAGERKGRGEEASIAEAIATLAGRAMDAPWSAGQIREALASPRASLMCQEDEDGAMVGFVLGRRVDRDLVEIDLVAVDPDRRRRGIGCALLEELIAAEGEGGVTTFRLELAARNAAAAALYAAVGFVVVGRRARYYPDGDDALLLTWTAEDAAAETGRDGRRGE